One segment of Streptomyces sp. XD-27 DNA contains the following:
- a CDS encoding ATP-dependent Clp protease proteolytic subunit, producing the protein MNNIPGSLSGGGFHTPPQTRYTGPTAESRYVVPRFVERTSQGVREYDPYAKLFEERVIFLGVQIDDASANDVMAQLLCLESMDPDRDISIYINSPGGSFTALTAIYDTMQFVKPDIQTVCMGQAASAAAVLLAAGTPGKRMALPNARVLIHQPYSETGRGQVSDLEIAANEILRMRSQLEEMLAKHSTTPIEKIRDDIERDKILTAEESLAYGLVDQIVSTRKTSVGLG; encoded by the coding sequence ATGAACAACATCCCCGGCTCCCTCTCCGGCGGCGGCTTCCACACCCCTCCGCAGACCCGCTACACCGGCCCCACCGCCGAGTCGCGCTACGTCGTCCCGCGCTTCGTGGAGCGCACCTCCCAGGGCGTCCGCGAGTACGACCCGTACGCGAAGCTCTTCGAGGAGCGCGTGATCTTCCTGGGCGTCCAGATCGACGACGCCTCCGCCAACGACGTCATGGCGCAGCTGCTGTGCCTGGAGTCGATGGACCCCGACCGCGACATCTCGATCTACATCAACTCGCCCGGCGGCTCGTTCACCGCGCTGACCGCCATCTACGACACGATGCAGTTCGTGAAGCCCGACATCCAGACGGTCTGCATGGGTCAGGCGGCGTCCGCCGCGGCCGTGCTGCTCGCCGCCGGCACGCCCGGTAAGCGGATGGCGCTGCCCAACGCCCGTGTGCTGATCCACCAGCCGTACAGCGAGACCGGGCGCGGCCAGGTCTCCGACCTGGAGATCGCGGCCAACGAGATCCTGCGGATGCGTTCGCAGCTGGAGGAGATGCTGGCCAAGCACTCCACCACGCCGATCGAGAAGATCCGGGACGACATCGAGCGGGACAAGATCCTCACCGCCGAGGAGTCCCTGGCGTACGGCCTGGTCGACCAGATCGTGTCGACGCGTAAGACCTCTGTGGGCCTGGGGTGA
- a CDS encoding ATP-dependent Clp protease proteolytic subunit: MPSAASETNLGGLGDQVYNRLLSERIIFLGQPVDDDIANKITAQLLLLAADPDKDIYLYINSPGGSITAGMAIYDTMQYIKNDVVTIGMGLAASMGQFLLSAGTPGKRFALPNAEILIHQPSAGLAGSASDIKIHAERLLHTKKRMAELTSFHTGQTVEQITKDSDRDRWFSAEEAKEYGLIDDVMHTAAGVPGGGGTGA; the protein is encoded by the coding sequence ATGCCTTCCGCCGCCAGCGAGACCAACCTCGGTGGCCTCGGCGACCAGGTCTACAACCGACTGCTCAGCGAGCGGATCATCTTCCTCGGTCAGCCGGTCGACGACGACATCGCCAACAAGATCACCGCGCAGCTGCTGCTCCTTGCCGCGGACCCGGACAAGGACATCTACCTCTACATCAACAGCCCCGGTGGCTCGATCACGGCCGGCATGGCGATCTACGACACCATGCAGTACATCAAGAACGACGTGGTCACCATCGGCATGGGCCTGGCCGCGTCGATGGGCCAGTTCCTGCTCAGCGCGGGCACCCCGGGCAAGCGCTTCGCGCTGCCCAACGCCGAGATCCTGATCCACCAGCCCTCGGCGGGCCTGGCGGGCTCCGCCTCGGACATCAAGATCCACGCGGAGCGGCTGCTGCACACCAAGAAGCGGATGGCGGAGCTGACCTCCTTCCACACCGGCCAGACCGTCGAGCAGATCACCAAGGACTCGGACCGCGACCGCTGGTTCTCCGCCGAGGAGGCCAAGGAGTACGGCCTGATCGACGACGTCATGCACACGGCCGCCGGCGTTCCGGGCGGGGGCGGCACCGGGGCCTGA
- the tig gene encoding trigger factor — MKSAVETLNPTRVRLTVEVPFEELKPSLDAAYKKINQQVTVPGFRKGKIPARVIDQRFGRGAVLEEAVNDALPKFYTEAVNEGELNPLGQPEVDITELKDNESLTFTAEVDIRPAIEIPDYSGIEVTVDAVEVSDEDVEKSVQQLRERFATTSAVERAAAEGDIVTVDLEAKVDGEVLEDGVAKGVNYTIGSGELLEGIDEAVTGLEAGGTATFTSELKGGSAQGKEAEVKVDVTEVKARELPELDDDFAQLASEFDTLDELKADSRKRLEQSRAFEQATQAQEKVLDALLELVEVPLPEKLLEEEVRTRKHNLEHHQLGQMGLTLEAYLKIQEKTAEEFDAELQQQAEKGIKTQFVLDELVNREKLSVSQEELTEHLMRRAQSSGMSPDQFAQAVVEGGQVPMLVGEVARGKALAVVVEAATVKDTNGEVVDLDEEDEVEAAVETVEAVEAADQESAEKSES; from the coding sequence GTGAAGAGCGCCGTGGAGACCCTGAACCCGACCCGGGTTCGGCTCACTGTCGAGGTGCCCTTCGAGGAGCTCAAGCCCAGCCTCGACGCGGCGTACAAGAAGATCAACCAGCAGGTCACCGTGCCGGGCTTCCGGAAGGGCAAGATCCCGGCCCGCGTCATCGACCAGCGGTTCGGTCGCGGCGCCGTGCTGGAGGAGGCCGTCAACGACGCGCTCCCGAAGTTCTACACCGAGGCGGTCAACGAGGGGGAGCTCAACCCGCTCGGCCAGCCTGAGGTCGACATCACCGAGCTCAAGGACAACGAGTCCCTGACCTTCACCGCCGAGGTCGACATCCGCCCGGCCATCGAGATCCCGGACTACTCCGGCATCGAGGTCACCGTCGACGCCGTCGAGGTCTCGGACGAGGACGTCGAGAAGTCGGTCCAGCAGCTGCGTGAGCGCTTCGCCACCACCTCCGCCGTCGAGCGCGCCGCCGCCGAGGGCGACATCGTGACCGTCGACCTGGAGGCCAAGGTCGACGGCGAGGTCCTGGAGGACGGCGTCGCCAAGGGCGTCAACTACACCATCGGCTCCGGCGAGCTGCTGGAGGGCATCGACGAGGCCGTCACCGGCCTGGAGGCCGGCGGCACCGCCACCTTCACCTCCGAGCTCAAGGGCGGCTCCGCCCAGGGCAAGGAGGCCGAGGTCAAGGTCGACGTCACCGAGGTCAAGGCCCGCGAGCTGCCCGAGCTGGACGACGACTTCGCCCAGCTGGCCAGCGAGTTCGACACCCTGGACGAGCTGAAGGCCGACAGCCGCAAGCGGCTGGAGCAGTCCCGCGCCTTCGAGCAGGCCACCCAGGCGCAGGAGAAGGTGCTCGACGCCCTCCTGGAGCTCGTCGAGGTGCCCCTCCCCGAGAAGCTTCTCGAGGAGGAGGTCCGCACCCGCAAGCACAACCTGGAGCACCACCAGCTGGGCCAGATGGGTCTGACCCTGGAGGCCTACCTGAAGATCCAGGAGAAGACCGCCGAGGAGTTCGACGCCGAGCTCCAGCAGCAGGCCGAGAAGGGCATCAAGACGCAGTTCGTCCTGGACGAGCTCGTCAACAGGGAGAAGCTGTCCGTCAGCCAGGAGGAGCTCACCGAGCACCTCATGCGCCGCGCGCAGTCCTCCGGCATGAGCCCTGACCAGTTCGCCCAGGCCGTCGTCGAGGGCGGCCAGGTGCCGATGCTCGTCGGCGAGGTCGCCCGCGGCAAGGCCCTCGCGGTCGTCGTCGAGGCCGCCACCGTCAAGGACACCAACGGCGAGGTCGTGGACCTGGACGAGGAGGACGAGGTCGAGGCCGCCGTGGAGACGGTCGAGGCCGTCGAGGCCGCCGACCAGGAGTCCGCGGAGAAGTCCGAGAGCTGA
- a CDS encoding acyltransferase family protein: MTNSLHPHGFQRSPLPPAQEPAPEGRTARHDTAKDRPAPAAPPGGQRPKQRDAFFDNAKYLAIVLVAMGHSWEPLTDHSRTAEALYMTVYTFHMPAFILISGYFSRSFDMRPDRLKRLITGVVVPYVLFETAYTFFKRWADDDPTYDFSLLDPWYLTWFLVALFVWRMTTPIWKLVRWPVPLSLAIATLAAVSPDIGDDLDLQRVLQFLPFFVIGLHMKPEHFQLVRRRSVRILSVPAFACALAVAYWAGPRMNSAWFYHRDSVQELGAPPWTGPLMTMAMFSCSLLLVACFFAWVPRRRMWFTALGAGTLYGYLLHGFLAKGSRFWGWFDAYPWLYKPLGEIAVTVIAAVVVTALCTPPVQRVFRWSMEPKMTWAFRKDPAEQDRHRHRATARA, from the coding sequence GTGACGAACTCCCTGCACCCACACGGCTTTCAGCGGTCTCCCCTTCCGCCGGCCCAGGAACCGGCGCCGGAGGGCCGCACCGCACGCCACGACACCGCCAAGGACCGGCCCGCGCCGGCCGCCCCGCCGGGCGGACAGCGGCCGAAGCAGCGTGACGCGTTCTTCGACAACGCGAAGTACCTCGCGATCGTGCTGGTCGCGATGGGGCACTCCTGGGAACCGCTCACCGACCACAGCCGGACCGCCGAAGCGCTGTACATGACGGTGTACACCTTCCACATGCCGGCGTTCATCCTGATCTCCGGCTACTTCTCGCGCAGTTTCGACATGCGGCCGGACCGGCTCAAACGGCTGATCACCGGCGTCGTCGTGCCGTATGTGCTCTTCGAGACGGCGTACACGTTCTTCAAGCGGTGGGCGGACGACGACCCCACGTACGACTTCAGCCTGCTGGACCCCTGGTATCTCACCTGGTTCCTCGTCGCGCTGTTCGTCTGGCGCATGACCACCCCGATCTGGAAGCTCGTCCGCTGGCCCGTCCCGCTCTCCCTGGCCATCGCCACGCTCGCCGCGGTCTCCCCCGACATCGGTGACGACCTGGACCTCCAGCGGGTGCTCCAGTTCCTGCCGTTCTTCGTGATCGGCCTGCACATGAAGCCGGAGCACTTCCAGCTGGTGCGGCGGCGCTCGGTGCGCATCCTGTCGGTTCCGGCCTTCGCCTGCGCCCTGGCGGTCGCGTACTGGGCGGGCCCCCGGATGAACTCCGCGTGGTTCTACCACCGCGACAGCGTCCAGGAGCTGGGCGCTCCCCCGTGGACCGGCCCGCTGATGACCATGGCCATGTTCAGCTGCTCGCTGCTGCTGGTCGCCTGCTTCTTCGCCTGGGTGCCCCGGCGCCGCATGTGGTTCACCGCGCTGGGTGCCGGGACGCTGTACGGCTACCTGCTGCACGGCTTCCTCGCCAAGGGCTCCCGCTTCTGGGGCTGGTTCGACGCGTACCCGTGGCTGTACAAGCCGCTCGGCGAGATCGCGGTCACGGTGATCGCCGCCGTCGTGGTCACCGCCCTGTGCACGCCGCCCGTGCAGCGGGTGTTCCGCTGGTCGATGGAGCCGAAGATGACCTGGGCGTTCCGCAAGGACCCGGCGGAGCAGGACCGCCACCGCCACCGCGCCACCGCCAGGGCGTGA
- a CDS encoding PP2C family protein-serine/threonine phosphatase: MTGGGADTLTARVRKALHRVRTALRKAGVDYFRGDGSDWLALATLLLAVPAIAMGTIAQPDWCAPAALVLPIVAGGLLLRPASLLALYAAAAAALIVESAVLGPYPDGPDRVTPGTILVVAAVGFFGLLIAQFRSRVGVPWRRGGTMLFDLRERIRVQSKLPRLPRGWHREMALRPAGGQSFSGDFVVAARTNGGRTLEVVLTDVSGKGMDAASRALLLSGAFGGLLGSLPPHGFLPAANGYLLRQDWDEGFATSVHLVLDLDSGDYELLSAGHLPALQLHAGSGKWEEMAADGPLLGVYDGAQFDPVKGTLRPGDVLMLFTDGLVETSERDISEGMDRLTGEADRYVASGFSGAAWHLIEAVARDVNDDRALLLICRE, encoded by the coding sequence ATGACTGGCGGCGGAGCGGACACGCTGACGGCCCGGGTGCGCAAGGCCCTGCACCGGGTCCGCACAGCCCTGCGCAAAGCCGGGGTCGACTACTTCCGCGGCGACGGCTCCGACTGGCTGGCGCTGGCCACGCTGCTGCTCGCCGTACCGGCCATCGCCATGGGCACCATCGCCCAGCCCGACTGGTGCGCGCCCGCCGCGCTCGTCCTGCCGATCGTGGCGGGCGGGCTGCTGCTGCGGCCCGCGAGCCTGCTGGCCCTGTACGCGGCGGCGGCCGCGGCGCTGATCGTGGAGTCCGCGGTCCTGGGCCCGTACCCGGACGGACCGGACCGGGTCACCCCCGGCACCATCCTGGTGGTGGCCGCCGTCGGCTTCTTCGGGCTGCTGATCGCGCAGTTCCGCAGCCGGGTCGGGGTGCCCTGGCGGCGCGGCGGCACCATGCTCTTCGACCTGCGCGAACGCATCCGCGTCCAGAGCAAGCTGCCGCGACTTCCGCGTGGCTGGCACCGGGAGATGGCGCTGCGCCCGGCCGGCGGCCAGTCCTTCTCCGGGGACTTCGTCGTCGCGGCCCGCACCAACGGCGGGCGCACCCTGGAGGTCGTCCTCACGGACGTCTCCGGCAAGGGCATGGACGCCGCCTCCCGCGCCCTGCTGCTCTCCGGGGCCTTCGGCGGCCTGCTCGGCTCGCTGCCGCCGCACGGCTTCCTCCCGGCGGCCAACGGCTACCTGCTCCGCCAGGACTGGGACGAGGGCTTCGCCACCTCCGTCCATCTCGTCCTCGACCTGGACAGCGGCGACTACGAGCTGCTGTCGGCGGGGCACCTGCCCGCGCTCCAGCTGCACGCGGGCAGCGGCAAATGGGAGGAGATGGCGGCGGACGGCCCGCTGCTGGGCGTGTACGACGGGGCGCAGTTCGACCCGGTGAAGGGCACCCTGCGGCCCGGCGACGTCCTGATGCTGTTCACCGACGGGCTGGTGGAGACCTCCGAGCGGGACATCAGCGAGGGCATGGACCGGCTGACGGGCGAGGCCGACCGGTACGTGGCGTCCGGCTTCTCCGGAGCGGCGTGGCACCTGATCGAGGCGGTCGCGAGGGACGTCAACGACGACCGGGCGCTGCTCCTGATCTGCCGCGAGTGA
- a CDS encoding GNAT family N-acetyltransferase translates to MTTELRPLRPGDWDEWYGNLELAFGGVAEAPEERALWRELTEPERSLAAWDGDRMVGSAGAFSFRIAVPGGALVPAAGVTMVGVLPTHRRRGILRALMRRQLADVRALGEPLAVLTASEPEIYGRFGYGIATQELSAEIDTDRVRLSVSEGTDAVRLRMVRPAESAEALAACEAVYAARVAARPGMLARAAGWERLTVLDPPTEREGTSPLQWVLAESEDGKLLGYARYAVRPDWDMAGPKGTVILRDMEALDPVAYAALWRFLFEIDLTSTVKVRSCPVDAPWQHMVSDIRRCRTRVRDALHVRLVDVGAALRARTYAAPVDVVLDVRDPFCPWNEGRWRLTGDAERAACLRTDPGEPADLRLSVRELGAAYLGGVTLTALAGAGRVAELRPGALAEASAAFRSDAAPWLPHGF, encoded by the coding sequence ATGACGACTGAGCTACGGCCGCTGCGCCCGGGCGACTGGGACGAGTGGTACGGGAACCTGGAGCTCGCATTCGGAGGCGTGGCCGAGGCTCCGGAGGAGCGCGCGCTGTGGCGGGAGCTGACCGAGCCGGAGCGGTCGCTCGCCGCCTGGGACGGCGACCGGATGGTCGGGAGCGCCGGGGCGTTCTCGTTCCGGATCGCGGTGCCGGGCGGAGCGCTCGTACCGGCCGCCGGGGTGACCATGGTCGGGGTGCTGCCCACCCACCGGCGGCGCGGGATCCTGCGCGCCTTGATGCGGCGGCAGCTGGCGGACGTCCGGGCCCTCGGCGAGCCGCTCGCCGTGCTGACCGCCTCGGAGCCGGAGATCTACGGCCGCTTCGGCTACGGCATCGCGACGCAGGAGCTCTCCGCCGAGATCGACACGGACCGGGTGCGGCTGTCCGTGTCCGAGGGAACCGACGCCGTGCGGCTGCGGATGGTCCGGCCCGCGGAGTCGGCGGAGGCCCTCGCGGCGTGCGAGGCGGTGTACGCAGCGCGGGTCGCCGCCCGGCCCGGGATGCTGGCGCGCGCGGCGGGCTGGGAGCGGTTGACGGTGCTGGACCCGCCGACGGAGCGCGAGGGGACCTCTCCGCTCCAGTGGGTCCTCGCCGAGTCGGAGGACGGGAAGCTGCTGGGGTACGCGCGGTACGCCGTGCGCCCGGACTGGGACATGGCCGGGCCGAAGGGCACGGTCATCCTGCGCGACATGGAGGCGCTGGACCCCGTCGCGTACGCCGCGCTGTGGCGGTTCCTGTTCGAGATCGACCTGACCTCGACCGTCAAGGTGCGCAGTTGCCCGGTCGACGCCCCGTGGCAGCACATGGTCTCGGACATACGGCGCTGCCGGACGCGGGTGCGGGACGCGCTGCACGTCCGGCTGGTCGACGTCGGCGCGGCGCTCCGGGCGCGCACGTACGCCGCCCCGGTGGACGTGGTCCTCGATGTGCGGGACCCGTTCTGTCCCTGGAACGAGGGACGGTGGCGGCTGACCGGCGACGCCGAGCGGGCGGCATGCCTCCGTACGGACCCCGGCGAACCGGCTGACCTGCGGCTGAGCGTCCGGGAGCTGGGCGCCGCCTATCTGGGCGGGGTCACGCTGACGGCGCTGGCGGGGGCCGGGCGGGTGGCGGAGCTGCGTCCGGGCGCGCTGGCGGAGGCGTCGGCGGCGTTCCGCAGCGACGCGGCGCCGTGGCTGCCGCACGGCTTCTGA
- a CDS encoding Fpg/Nei family DNA glycosylase, with protein MPEGHTIHRLAQDYLRTFGGRPVRVTSPQGKFADAAALLDGTVLDGADAHGKHLFLGFEGLDWVHIHLGLFGKVGFGDAPAPPPTDTVRLRIAHDDAYVDLRGPTTCALITHPEKLAIHDRLGPDPLRGGDDGEAAWKRISRSRTTIAALLMDQKVIAGVGNVYRAEVLFRHGIDPYRPGRELTRAEWDTIWADLVALMREGVANNRIDTVRPEHTPEAMGRPPRVDDHGGEVYVYRRARQACHVCGGEIRTADLAARNLFWCPGCQPG; from the coding sequence ATGCCGGAGGGGCACACCATCCACCGGCTGGCCCAGGACTATCTGCGGACGTTCGGTGGCCGGCCGGTGCGGGTGACCAGCCCGCAGGGCAAGTTCGCCGACGCCGCGGCGCTCCTGGACGGCACGGTGCTCGACGGTGCCGACGCGCACGGCAAGCACCTGTTCCTGGGCTTCGAGGGGCTGGACTGGGTCCACATCCACCTCGGGCTGTTCGGCAAGGTCGGCTTCGGCGACGCGCCCGCGCCGCCGCCCACCGACACGGTCCGGCTGCGGATCGCGCACGACGACGCCTACGTCGACCTGCGCGGCCCGACGACCTGTGCGCTGATCACCCACCCCGAGAAGCTGGCGATACACGACCGCCTCGGCCCCGACCCGCTGCGCGGCGGTGACGACGGCGAGGCCGCCTGGAAGCGGATCTCCCGCAGTCGCACGACCATCGCCGCGCTGCTGATGGACCAGAAGGTGATCGCGGGCGTCGGCAACGTCTACCGCGCCGAGGTGCTGTTCCGGCACGGCATCGACCCGTACCGCCCGGGCCGCGAGCTGACCCGCGCGGAATGGGACACGATCTGGGCGGACCTGGTGGCGCTCATGCGCGAGGGCGTGGCGAACAACCGGATCGACACGGTCCGGCCCGAGCACACGCCGGAGGCGATGGGCCGTCCGCCCCGGGTGGACGACCACGGCGGTGAGGTCTACGTCTACCGGCGCGCCCGGCAGGCGTGCCATGTCTGCGGCGGCGAGATCCGCACCGCCGATCTCGCCGCCCGCAACCTTTTCTGGTGCCCGGGCTGCCAGCCGGGCTAG
- a CDS encoding ribose-5-phosphate isomerase, giving the protein MRVYLGSDHAGFELKNHLVEWLKAHGHDPVDCGPHIYDAQDDYPPFCLRAAERTAADPESLGIVIGGSGNGEQIAANKVKGVRAALAWSEQTAALGREHNNANVISIGGRMHTTEEATKFVEIFLTTPYSGEGRHTRRIEMLSAYETTGELPPIPAHHPQQG; this is encoded by the coding sequence ATGCGCGTGTACCTCGGCTCCGACCATGCCGGTTTCGAACTGAAGAACCACCTCGTCGAGTGGCTCAAGGCCCACGGCCACGACCCCGTCGACTGCGGCCCCCACATCTACGACGCCCAGGACGACTACCCGCCGTTCTGCCTCCGCGCGGCCGAGCGGACCGCCGCCGACCCGGAGAGCCTCGGCATCGTGATCGGCGGCTCCGGCAACGGCGAGCAGATCGCCGCCAACAAGGTCAAGGGCGTGCGCGCCGCGCTGGCCTGGAGCGAGCAGACCGCAGCCCTCGGCCGCGAGCACAACAACGCCAACGTGATCAGCATCGGCGGCCGGATGCACACCACCGAAGAGGCGACCAAGTTCGTCGAGATCTTCCTGACGACCCCGTACTCGGGCGAGGGGCGGCACACCCGCCGGATCGAGATGCTCAGCGCCTACGAGACCACCGGCGAGCTGCCGCCCATCCCGGCCCACCACCCGCAGCAGGGCTGA
- a CDS encoding amino acid permease: protein MSAQPVTTPPGTSSGGPGTTEPSDGLKAGLKNRHLSMIAIGGVIGAGLFVGSGAGIAKAGPAILLSYALVGAMVVFVMRMLGEMAAANPTSGSFSAYADRALGRWAGFSIGWLYWFFWVVVLAVEATAGAEILEGWVPSVPQWAWALIVMVVLTATNLASVSSYGEFEFWFAGIKVVAIGAFIVVGGLAVFGLLPGSDNEAAGLAHLTDAGGFMPNGWGTILTGVLMVVFSFMGSEIVTLAAGESEDPQRAVTKATNSVIWRIGVFYLGSILVVLTLLPWDSKAITKDGSYVAALNSIGIPHAGQIMNVIVLTAVLSCLNSGLYTASRMAFSLGQRGDAPKAFAKTTDRGVPQAAILGSVVFGFVAVWFNYQWKETVFQFLLNSSGAIALFVWLVICFTQLRMRKIIERENPEKLVVRMWLYPYLTWATAAMIVFVVGYMFFDDANREVVSLSLLVAALVLTVAVVRDRMAKRAA from the coding sequence ATGAGCGCACAGCCCGTGACCACCCCGCCGGGCACGTCGTCCGGCGGCCCCGGCACGACGGAGCCCTCCGACGGCCTCAAGGCCGGTCTCAAGAACCGCCATCTGTCGATGATCGCCATCGGCGGTGTCATCGGCGCCGGCCTCTTCGTCGGCTCCGGTGCCGGTATCGCCAAGGCGGGGCCGGCCATTCTGCTGTCGTACGCCCTGGTCGGCGCGATGGTCGTCTTCGTCATGCGGATGCTCGGCGAGATGGCCGCGGCCAACCCGACCTCCGGTTCCTTCTCCGCCTACGCGGACCGGGCGCTGGGCCGCTGGGCCGGGTTCTCGATCGGCTGGCTCTACTGGTTCTTCTGGGTCGTGGTCCTCGCCGTCGAGGCGACCGCGGGCGCGGAGATCCTCGAGGGCTGGGTGCCGTCGGTGCCGCAGTGGGCCTGGGCGCTGATCGTCATGGTGGTGCTCACCGCGACCAACCTGGCGTCGGTCTCCTCCTACGGTGAGTTCGAGTTCTGGTTCGCCGGCATCAAGGTCGTCGCGATCGGCGCGTTCATCGTCGTCGGCGGACTCGCGGTGTTCGGGCTGCTGCCCGGCTCGGACAACGAGGCCGCGGGCCTGGCCCACCTCACCGACGCCGGCGGCTTCATGCCCAACGGCTGGGGCACCATCCTCACCGGTGTGCTGATGGTCGTCTTCTCCTTCATGGGCAGCGAGATCGTCACCCTCGCGGCCGGCGAGTCGGAGGACCCGCAGCGCGCGGTCACCAAGGCCACCAACAGCGTCATCTGGCGGATCGGCGTCTTCTACCTGGGCTCCATCCTGGTGGTGCTGACGCTGCTGCCGTGGGACTCCAAGGCGATCACCAAGGACGGCTCCTACGTCGCCGCGCTCAACTCCATCGGCATCCCGCACGCCGGCCAGATCATGAACGTCATCGTGCTGACGGCCGTGCTGTCGTGCCTGAACTCCGGCCTGTACACCGCCTCCCGGATGGCCTTCTCGCTCGGCCAGCGCGGTGACGCGCCCAAGGCGTTCGCGAAGACCACGGACCGGGGCGTCCCGCAGGCGGCCATCCTGGGCTCGGTGGTCTTCGGCTTCGTCGCCGTCTGGTTCAACTACCAGTGGAAGGAAACCGTCTTCCAGTTCCTGCTGAACTCCTCGGGTGCGATCGCGCTCTTCGTCTGGCTGGTGATCTGCTTCACCCAGCTGCGGATGCGCAAGATCATCGAGCGCGAGAACCCGGAGAAGCTGGTCGTCCGGATGTGGCTGTACCCGTATCTGACCTGGGCGACCGCCGCGATGATCGTGTTCGTCGTGGGCTACATGTTCTTCGACGACGCCAACCGCGAGGTCGTGAGCCTGTCGCTGCTGGTGGCGGCCCTGGTCCTCACCGTCGCGGTGGTCCGCGACCGGATGGCCAAGCGCGCCGCCTGA
- a CDS encoding biotin transporter BioY has product MSSASVSAAGTRTVLADVLFPARQVLARDAALVVGGAVLTGLAAQISVPVPGSPVPVTGQTFAALLVGTSLGAGRGFLSLVLYTLAGMAGTPWFAEGGSGAAMPSFGYVLGMLLAATVVGALARRGGDRGVLRTAGTMALGSAIIYAVGVPYLAVAADLSLSAAVAAGLTPFLLGDALKAALAMGALPTAWKLLGGRER; this is encoded by the coding sequence ATGAGCTCCGCCTCCGTCTCCGCCGCCGGGACCCGTACGGTCCTCGCGGACGTCCTGTTCCCCGCCCGCCAGGTCCTCGCCCGTGACGCGGCGCTGGTCGTGGGCGGCGCCGTGCTCACCGGTCTGGCGGCCCAGATAAGCGTGCCGGTGCCGGGCTCCCCGGTCCCGGTGACCGGACAGACCTTCGCGGCGCTGCTGGTCGGCACCTCGCTGGGGGCCGGCCGCGGCTTCCTCTCGCTGGTGCTGTACACGCTCGCCGGCATGGCCGGCACGCCGTGGTTCGCCGAGGGCGGCTCCGGCGCCGCCATGCCGTCCTTCGGCTACGTCCTGGGCATGCTGCTGGCCGCGACCGTCGTGGGCGCGCTGGCCCGCCGCGGCGGCGACCGCGGCGTGCTGCGCACGGCCGGGACCATGGCGCTCGGCTCCGCGATCATCTACGCGGTCGGCGTGCCGTACCTGGCGGTGGCCGCGGATCTCTCCCTCAGCGCGGCGGTGGCCGCCGGACTCACCCCGTTCCTGCTCGGGGACGCCCTCAAGGCGGCGCTGGCGATGGGCGCGCTGCCCACGGCGTGGAAGCTGCTGGGCGGCCGCGAGCGCTGA